The following coding sequences lie in one Bacillus sp. FJAT-45350 genomic window:
- a CDS encoding FMN-binding negative transcriptional regulator, translating to MYIPLHFKVTDETTAYDIIKEHSFAMLFSGHNGTPFATHLPLILNKENTYLYGHFARPNPQWKDIRNQTVLAIFHGPHCYISPSWYETNKAVPTWNYVTVHVYGEVELLEDENELMDSLHQMVLKYEAPDSSYRLQDVDAEFLSGMNKGVQGFKIKINKIEGKAKLSQNHSLQRQELVINQLEQISNTDEQQISSLMKENLKK from the coding sequence ATGTATATTCCTTTACATTTTAAAGTCACAGATGAAACAACGGCATACGATATTATCAAAGAACATAGTTTTGCGATGCTTTTTTCGGGGCACAATGGAACGCCATTTGCAACTCATTTACCGTTAATTTTGAACAAGGAGAATACATACTTATATGGTCACTTTGCTCGTCCAAACCCTCAGTGGAAGGATATAAGAAATCAAACCGTTCTAGCTATTTTTCATGGTCCTCATTGTTATATCTCCCCATCGTGGTATGAAACGAATAAAGCAGTACCAACGTGGAATTACGTGACAGTCCATGTTTATGGAGAAGTCGAACTATTAGAGGATGAAAATGAGTTAATGGATTCCTTACACCAAATGGTATTGAAATATGAAGCTCCTGACAGTTCATATAGATTACAAGATGTAGATGCTGAGTTTCTTTCTGGTATGAACAAAGGAGTACAAGGTTTCAAAATAAAAATCAACAAGATAGAAGGGAAGGCTAAGTTAAGTCAAAATCATTCATTGCAGCGACAAGAGCTAGTTATTAATCAACTAGAACAAATTTCAAATACAGATGAGCAACAGATTTCTTCATTAATGAAGGAAAATCTAAAAAAGTAA
- a CDS encoding pentapeptide repeat-containing protein: MKINIPNISLELTARNFNDIFNEEDSTLEMCDITDSDFTNEAVDRVRLYNALIQNCRFTNTDFSNIDITDVRFENCDLSNVNMSNSSIHRVEFINSKLIGCEFPESYIGNVKFENSILNLSTFGNSKLEKVIFKNVSLKNADFYDCKLKKVEFDLCNLNEANFEQTSLKGIDISSSNFESLTVSINDLKGCKISTYQAIQFASLMGLIIKD, encoded by the coding sequence ATGAAAATTAATATTCCTAATATTTCGCTAGAGTTAACTGCAAGGAATTTTAACGATATTTTTAATGAAGAAGATTCAACACTTGAAATGTGTGACATCACCGATTCTGATTTTACAAATGAAGCTGTAGATAGAGTACGACTTTACAATGCATTGATACAGAATTGCAGGTTCACGAATACAGATTTTAGTAATATTGATATTACAGATGTTCGTTTTGAAAACTGTGATTTATCCAATGTAAATATGAGTAATTCTTCCATTCATAGGGTAGAATTTATTAACAGCAAATTAATCGGTTGTGAATTCCCGGAATCCTACATTGGTAATGTTAAATTTGAAAACTCGATATTAAACTTGAGCACATTCGGAAATTCTAAACTTGAAAAAGTTATATTTAAAAATGTTTCATTAAAAAATGCAGATTTTTATGACTGCAAACTAAAAAAGGTTGAATTCGATTTATGTAATCTCAATGAAGCAAACTTTGAACAAACATCACTAAAAGGAATAGATATTAGTTCCTCAAATTTTGAGTCACTAACCGTTTCAATAAATGATTTAAAGGGATGCAAAATATCAACATATCAGGCTATTCAGTTTGCATCCCTAATGGGTTTGATAATCAAAGACTAG
- a CDS encoding IS110 family transposase, with protein MNPVIGLDVSKGESQVQAFLDKGNPFRKSFKISHTLEGLASLREFLEEVKEQSGVKPPIILESTGHYQTPVVHYLEERGYLLIIINPLISYKAKSSSLRKVKTDAVDAYHLCELFYKEELEPYKKRGVQLLNLRNLTRQHENITGTLIQTKLQFQAILDQVFPEYRGVFGDLYSVVSLLTLLEFPSSEDILNVNEEILTEKISELCKSRSIRWANEKANELIAAAKRNPFEKTVYQSHILSLGMFINIILQYKEHLSKLESEIDALAKEIEEYNIIKSIPGIGEKIAATIISEIGEIDRFDNPKKLVAFAGVDPSVFESGKFTATRNRITKRGSSRLRHALYMAVRCAIRDCRKKKTSDEIIPRNKKLRAFYDKKREEGKPFKVAVIACVNKLLHWIYALLNSKSAFQDIA; from the coding sequence ATGAATCCAGTCATAGGTCTGGATGTTTCAAAGGGAGAAAGTCAGGTTCAAGCATTTCTTGATAAGGGGAATCCATTTCGTAAGAGTTTTAAAATAAGTCATACCTTGGAGGGGCTTGCTTCTCTTAGAGAATTTCTTGAGGAAGTGAAAGAACAATCGGGTGTAAAACCACCAATTATTTTAGAGTCAACAGGGCATTATCAAACACCAGTGGTTCATTACTTAGAGGAACGTGGGTACTTGTTGATTATCATTAACCCACTGATTTCCTATAAGGCGAAAAGTTCGAGTTTAAGGAAGGTTAAGACCGATGCGGTTGATGCTTATCACCTCTGCGAGCTCTTTTACAAAGAAGAGTTAGAACCCTATAAAAAGCGTGGAGTTCAACTCTTAAACCTTCGTAATCTAACAAGACAACATGAAAATATTACAGGTACACTGATTCAAACTAAATTACAATTCCAAGCCATCCTTGACCAAGTATTCCCTGAGTATAGAGGGGTTTTTGGCGATTTATATTCAGTGGTGTCGCTCTTAACTTTATTAGAGTTCCCATCTTCTGAAGATATTCTAAACGTGAATGAAGAGATACTAACTGAAAAGATAAGTGAGCTTTGTAAGAGTCGTTCAATAAGATGGGCAAACGAAAAAGCGAATGAACTTATAGCTGCGGCTAAACGTAATCCATTCGAAAAGACTGTTTACCAAAGCCATATTTTAAGCCTTGGAATGTTCATCAATATTATTCTTCAATATAAAGAGCACCTATCAAAGTTAGAGTCAGAGATAGATGCCCTTGCCAAAGAAATTGAAGAATATAATATTATCAAATCTATCCCTGGTATCGGAGAAAAGATCGCGGCAACGATTATCTCTGAAATTGGTGAGATAGACCGATTTGATAATCCCAAGAAACTTGTAGCTTTCGCTGGTGTTGATCCTAGTGTATTCGAGTCTGGTAAGTTTACAGCTACCAGAAACCGAATTACGAAGCGAGGGTCAAGTAGGCTTCGACATGCCTTATATATGGCAGTCCGCTGTGCCATACGTGATTGTCGCAAAAAGAAGACGAGTGATGAAATCATTCCTCGTAATAAGAAATTACGTGCGTTTTATGATAAAAAGCGTGAGGAAGGAAAACCTTTTAAAGTAGCTGTTATTGCTTGTGTTAATAAGCTCTTACACTGGATTTACGCCCTATTAAATAGCAAGAGTGCTTTCCAAGATATAGCCTAA
- a CDS encoding nucleotidyltransferase family protein gives MMDILKTTKSLNLPDWWVCAGFVRTKIWDVLHRFSVRTPIPDIDVIYFDTTKINELEEKKFEEKLKSLLPNIPWSVKNEARMHLRNNVEPYFSSVDAISKFPETATALGVKLDKRNKVILIAPYGISDVVNLIVKPTTYFLNNENLLPIYNERILKKNWQARWNKVSVHQI, from the coding sequence ATGATGGACATATTAAAAACTACCAAATCTTTAAATTTACCAGATTGGTGGGTTTGTGCAGGTTTTGTTAGAACAAAAATTTGGGATGTTTTACATAGATTTAGTGTAAGAACACCGATTCCAGATATTGATGTAATCTATTTTGATACAACAAAAATAAATGAATTAGAAGAAAAGAAATTTGAAGAAAAACTAAAATCTCTTTTACCGAATATTCCTTGGTCTGTTAAGAATGAAGCCAGGATGCACCTTAGAAATAATGTTGAACCTTACTTTTCTTCTGTTGATGCAATTTCAAAGTTTCCAGAAACAGCAACAGCATTAGGAGTAAAGTTAGATAAAAGAAACAAGGTTATTTTAATAGCTCCTTATGGTATTAGTGATGTTGTTAATTTAATAGTTAAACCGACAACATATTTTTTGAATAATGAAAATCTTTTACCTATCTATAATGAACGGATTCTTAAAAAGAATTGGCAAGCTAGATGGAATAAGGTAAGCGTTCATCAAATATAG
- a CDS encoding IS3 family transposase (programmed frameshift), with translation MTKRKRRSFTKEFKEQIVQLYASGKPRSEIIKEYELTASSFDKWVQQNQASGSFEEKDNRTPEQEELLRLRKENQRLAMENDIFKASRADHGTKVDVIRNNLHKYSVSAMCNVLQLPRSTYYYEAKKRENPDEEVTKLIVDLFNRSRQIYGQRKLKKELEKQGLQVSRRRISRIMKEQGLVSKYTVAQFKPSKTKCNESPIGNALNREFNQEKELKVVVSDLTYVRVQQKWHYICILVDLYNREIIGYSAGPQKDAALVQRAFAKVPYNLHRLELFHTDRGSEFKNKLIDEALKTFGIERSLSNKGTPYDNAVAEATFKVIKTEFVNGRVFSNQPELDLELFDYVHWYNHVRIHGSLDYVTPIEFKSVHL, from the exons ATGACAAAACGTAAGCGCCGATCATTTACGAAAGAATTCAAAGAACAAATCGTCCAATTATATGCTTCTGGTAAACCTCGTTCGGAAATTATTAAAGAATACGAATTGACGGCTTCTTCCTTTGACAAATGGGTTCAACAAAACCAGGCAAGTGGTTCCTTTGAAGAAAAGGACAATCGAACGCCAGAACAAGAAGAACTACTTCGACTTCGAAAAGAAAACCAACGCCTCGCTATGGAAAATGACATTT TTAAAGCAAGCCGCGCTGATCATGGGACGAAAGTAGATGTGATCCGTAATAACCTTCACAAATACTCGGTATCAGCAATGTGTAACGTCCTACAACTTCCTCGAAGTACGTATTATTATGAAGCAAAGAAACGAGAGAACCCTGACGAAGAGGTAACGAAGCTCATCGTTGACCTTTTCAATAGAAGCCGCCAAATTTATGGACAACGTAAATTAAAGAAAGAACTAGAAAAGCAAGGGTTGCAAGTCTCTCGTCGGCGTATTAGTCGGATTATGAAGGAACAAGGACTGGTATCCAAATACACAGTGGCTCAGTTTAAACCATCGAAAACAAAGTGTAATGAATCTCCTATCGGCAATGCCTTAAATCGAGAATTTAACCAAGAAAAAGAACTCAAAGTCGTAGTGAGTGACTTGACTTACGTTCGAGTTCAGCAAAAGTGGCATTACATCTGTATTTTAGTAGATTTATATAACCGTGAAATTATTGGATATAGTGCTGGTCCTCAAAAAGACGCAGCCTTAGTTCAGCGTGCCTTCGCAAAAGTTCCATACAACCTTCATCGTCTTGAATTATTTCACACGGATCGGGGCAGTGAATTTAAGAACAAACTTATTGATGAAGCACTAAAAACCTTTGGAATTGAACGTTCTTTAAGCAACAAAGGAACCCCCTATGACAACGCTGTAGCGGAGGCAACCTTTAAAGTTATTAAAACTGAGTTTGTGAATGGTAGAGTATTCTCTAACCAACCCGAACTTGACCTTGAACTTTTTGATTATGTTCATTGGTATAACCATGTTCGTATCCATGGTTCACTAGATTATGTTACACCTATCGAATTCAAGTCAGTACACCTTTAA
- a CDS encoding DoxX family protein, whose amino-acid sequence MFGQFLRTNKIAAGILTFLRLYIGWMWLSAGIGKVMGDFNAGGYLNGSIANPVMSGEQLVYPTYVAFLERFALPNAELFSFMVAWGEVLVGLGLILGVFTSAAAFFGVMMNFAFMFAGTVSTNPWMVLFSMFILAAGANAGRFGGDRWVLPYIKQAIFKKEEKNYVSSDKLKTA is encoded by the coding sequence ATGTTTGGACAATTCTTACGTACTAATAAAATAGCAGCTGGGATTTTAACGTTCTTACGATTATATATAGGTTGGATGTGGTTATCAGCAGGAATTGGCAAGGTTATGGGAGACTTTAATGCTGGTGGCTACCTGAATGGCTCAATTGCAAATCCTGTTATGTCAGGTGAGCAATTAGTGTACCCGACTTATGTGGCGTTCTTAGAGAGATTCGCTTTACCGAATGCCGAATTGTTTAGCTTTATGGTGGCATGGGGCGAAGTGCTTGTAGGTTTAGGACTTATTTTAGGAGTATTTACTAGTGCAGCCGCATTCTTTGGAGTCATGATGAACTTTGCCTTTATGTTTGCTGGAACTGTTTCTACTAACCCATGGATGGTGTTATTCTCAATGTTCATTTTAGCAGCTGGAGCGAACGCAGGACGCTTTGGTGGTGACCGTTGGGTGTTACCATATATCAAACAAGCAATCTTCAAAAAAGAAGAAAAGAATTATGTTTCAAGTGATAAGTTGAAAACTGCTTAA
- a CDS encoding replication protein, whose translation MQNMSNALPIRTTLDKAKEHVLFHHHEADGWITLAKKCKKGSWRQYHYKPEELSSVLKEWEGEDVFFSQNSFFKPQRRLENIRQLRSIYVDIDCHQLDFDPEWVYGKLTLEVFGTTLPYPNHVIFSGRGLVCVWLIEPVPKRALPLWQAVQSYFFEQLKYVGADPMSTDATRVFRIAGTRNSKNGREVRLHICHDHRSTLRELQEEYLPELLSPNRTSKEAKVYCLTNLYNLHYNRLLDIEKLAELRNYDMKGYRELFCFLYRYWSCCFTQDTNESLKRTLEINLAFTSPLPEKEVVRATLSAEKAWQARHDETANIIAFEKGYPGAGYNLKNTTIIEWFNITSEEQQHLKTIIDNEEKQRRKKQRDKEYQENNRRNRGDLEREVYLKNRSDKAHEHLHTLRELLAQNPTITKRVLASILGLSIPRIKQLKQSLKLKYEHL comes from the coding sequence ATGCAAAACATGTCAAATGCACTACCTATTCGCACAACACTAGATAAAGCGAAAGAGCATGTCCTATTTCACCATCATGAGGCTGATGGTTGGATAACTCTAGCAAAAAAATGTAAGAAAGGTAGTTGGAGACAGTATCACTATAAACCAGAAGAACTGTCTTCCGTTTTAAAAGAGTGGGAGGGAGAAGACGTATTCTTTTCACAAAACTCATTTTTCAAACCACAACGTCGATTAGAGAATATAAGGCAACTCCGCTCCATATATGTCGATATTGATTGTCACCAACTAGATTTTGATCCTGAATGGGTATATGGGAAGCTAACCTTAGAGGTATTTGGTACAACGCTTCCCTATCCTAACCACGTAATTTTTTCAGGAAGAGGGCTCGTTTGTGTTTGGTTAATCGAGCCCGTACCTAAACGAGCATTACCACTATGGCAAGCAGTACAATCTTACTTTTTCGAACAGCTAAAATATGTAGGCGCTGATCCAATGTCTACTGATGCTACAAGGGTATTTAGGATTGCTGGCACTAGGAATTCCAAGAATGGAAGAGAAGTAAGATTACATATTTGTCATGATCATCGTTCAACATTACGTGAACTACAAGAAGAATATTTACCTGAATTATTATCACCAAATAGAACTTCTAAAGAAGCCAAGGTCTATTGTCTTACCAACTTATACAATCTCCACTATAATCGGTTACTAGATATTGAGAAGCTTGCAGAACTAAGAAATTATGATATGAAAGGGTATCGAGAACTCTTTTGCTTTTTGTATCGTTACTGGAGCTGCTGTTTTACTCAAGACACTAACGAATCTTTAAAAAGAACTCTCGAAATTAATCTAGCATTTACATCTCCATTACCAGAAAAAGAAGTAGTAAGGGCAACTCTAAGTGCAGAAAAAGCATGGCAAGCACGCCATGATGAAACTGCTAATATAATTGCATTTGAAAAAGGCTATCCAGGAGCTGGATACAATCTAAAAAATACAACAATTATTGAATGGTTTAATATAACTTCTGAAGAACAACAACACCTAAAGACCATTATCGATAATGAAGAAAAGCAAAGAAGAAAGAAACAACGTGATAAAGAGTACCAAGAAAATAATCGCCGAAATAGGGGTGACTTAGAGCGTGAAGTGTATTTGAAGAATCGTAGTGATAAAGCGCATGAACATTTACATACTCTTCGTGAATTACTAGCCCAAAACCCTACCATAACTAAGAGGGTTTTAGCATCTATTTTAGGGCTCTCAATACCACGAATCAAACAACTAAAACAGTCATTAAAACTAAAATACGAACATTTGTAG